In Octopus sinensis unplaced genomic scaffold, ASM634580v1 Contig10970, whole genome shotgun sequence, the following are encoded in one genomic region:
- the LOC118761253 gene encoding uncharacterized protein LOC118761253, whose protein sequence is MGREDKLYLIRKNFGCDETFWAELKNLEGQLCYFQDQKRIIGKFYLFKVKDFVIVYKNSDKEHTTTREFFLKELQLMGLEIESVINCKYFKENSTFERTFVKIFTPFEIMCKYAELMKFPISVEVWHCNFMFQSRTSYQGKTLIKRFRSDSAFSVKGILRKSWASFSKIYSKQPLKYIRHYFGENVAMYFSCDYCTENKIGYLFDNDGTILYSVFITISGNLLHFYVVNVLISGISVIVYRSTISAVIAKNNSNVHKWSRLIASLTGATISFIIIKLLSLVYMILAKKLTQWENFENNYAVKGFIFQFVNFCSPLIYIAFFKGRFTGYPGHYNKIFGTRLEQKSGKKIIFLPNIPDCLTNIWKWVKITFNSLVLQFGLVTMFAMALPILPLFSLINNMLEIRIDAFKFMNFYRRPIAERRKNIGIWNEILNILVRMSVLVNVVV, encoded by the exons ATGGGGAGAGAGGACAAGTTGTATTTGATTCGCAAGAATTTTGGATGTGATGAGACCTTCTGGGCG GAATTAAAAAATCTTGAAGGACAGCTTTGTTATTTTCAAGATCAAAAAAGAATAATtggtaaattttatttgtttaaagttAAAGATTTTGTTATCGTATATAAAAATAGCGACAAAGAACATACAACTACTCGAGAGTTTTTTCTGAAAGAATTACAGCTAATGGGACTCGAAATAGAATCGGTCAtaaattgcaaatattttaaGGAAAATTCTACATTCGAAAGgacatttgtaaaaatatttacacCATTTGAAATAATGTGCAAATACGCAGAACTAATGAAATTTCCAATATCAGTCGAGGTTTGGCATTGCAATTTCATGTTCCAGTCGCGGACGAGTTACCAAGGAAAAACTTTAATCAAAAGGTTT AGATCGGATTCTGCTTTTTCTGTCAAAGGAATCTTGCGCAAATCATGGGCGTCATTCAGCAAAATTTATTCTAAGCAGCCCCTCAAATATATTCGGCACTATTTCGGGGAAAATGTAGCTATGTATTTTTCGTG CGACTATTGCACTGAAAATAAAATTGGATATTTGTTTGACAACGACGGGACAATTTTGTATTCTGTGTTTATCACAATTTCGGGTAATTTGttgcatttttat GTTGTTAATGTCTTGATCTCTGGGATTTCTGTGATTGTGTATCGCTCTACGATTTCCGCCGTAATtgcaaaaaacaacagtaacgtcCACAAGTGGTCGCGACTGATTGCTTCCTTAACAGGAGCGACGATAAGTTTTATAATCATAAAATTGTTGAGTCTTGTTTACATGATACTTGCAAAGAAACTGACTCAATGGG aaaattttgaaaacaattatgCAGTAAAAGGATTCATATTTCAATTTGTCAATTTTTGTTCTCCTTTAATCTACATTGCATTCTTCAAGGGAAGGTTTACTGGATACCCAGGACACTACAACAAAATTTTTGGGACTAGATTGGAACAA AAAtctgggaaaaaaattattttcttgccGAATATCCCGGACTGTTTGACGAATATTTGGAAATGGGTGAAAATCACTTTTAATTCGCTAGTTTTGCAATTTGGATTAGTTACAATGTTCGCAATGGCATTACCGATTCTGCCTCTTTTTTCTCTGATCAACAACATGCTCGAAATCAGAATTGACGCTTTCAAATTTATGAATTTCTACAGACGACCAATTGCAGAAAGACGCAAAAATATTGGAATTTGGAACGAAATTCTGAACATTTTAGTCAGGATGAGCGTCCTAGTTAACGTAGTAGTCTGA